Genomic window (Microbacterium oxydans):
GCCGCGACCCACGGCATCCTGCCCTCGTCCGCGCTGTTCCGCGCCGAGGTCGAGCACCGTCACCTCGCCACGCCCGACGGCATCGCGGTCGACGCCGACGGGCGCGTGAAGCTCGCCGAGATCAAGACCACGAACAAGGCCTTCCGCGGCATCCCGCGCACCTACCTCCGTCAGGTGTGGTGGCAGCAGCACGTGCTCGGCGCCGAGCGCACCCTGTTCGTGTGGGAGGAGCACGTCGACTTCGCCCCGATCCACGACGAGCCGCGCTGCGTGTGGATCGACCGCGACGACCGCGAGATCGCGAAGCTCGTCGGCCTCGCCACCGACCTGATCGACGAGCTCTACCGCCGCACGACCGGCCAGCAGGTTCCGACGCGCGCGATGGACGCGGCGACCAGCCGCCGTGAGCAGCTGCGCGAGCGCGACGCCTTCCGGGCGCTGGCCCTCGCGGACTGAGCGACGCCGCCCCTAGTAGCTGGGGGCCGTCGACATGGAGCACTGCGGATTCGCTCCGAGCAGCCCCATCGTGGCATTCGCGACGAGCCAGTCCGACCGCCATCCGCCGGGACCGATGAACCGGATGCCGAAGGTCTTCGACGCCCCGAGGAGGCCGGTGAGCAGGCCTCCGTCGATCACCGTCACGTAGGCCGCCGCGTTCCCCGTGGTCTTCACGTTGCCGAGCAGGTTGCTGAGGATGGGCTCGAGCAGCCCCTGGTTCACGATCTGGCCGAACTCCGCCTTGGTGAGGTCGTAGCCCGTCGCGGTGGCGGGCGCCCGCCACGAGATCGAGACCTGGGGGTTCGCTCCGAGGAGTCCGCTGCTCGCCACGCATCCCGGGCTCCCGGAGCTGATGGGCTCGGGAACGTTGATCGAGGTCCCCGTCGCCGTGGCCCGCTCGGCATCCGTCCATGCCGCCTCGGTCGAGGGAACCGGCGGCACCAGCCCGACGAGCGCGAGCACCGAGATCCCGAGCACGGCGGCGGCGACCCGACCGCGCCGCACGTGGCTCACCGGGCGCCTCCCGGTTCGTGGCCGAGGACCTCGGTCCGGTCCCGTCGCCGTCGGCGAGCCACGAGCAGCAGACCGGTCACGACCAGCGCCCCTCCGCCCGCGAGGACCCAGGGAAGCTGCGGCGT
Coding sequences:
- a CDS encoding YqaJ viral recombinase family protein, which translates into the protein MTPELAARIVADSRDRVAWMRARSRGITATDVAGLTSEKSIARAADSKLGGGPRFGGNAYTDHGRRREPEIAAWVAATHGILPSSALFRAEVEHRHLATPDGIAVDADGRVKLAEIKTTNKAFRGIPRTYLRQVWWQQHVLGAERTLFVWEEHVDFAPIHDEPRCVWIDRDDREIAKLVGLATDLIDELYRRTTGQQVPTRAMDAATSRREQLRERDAFRALALAD